The Enterococcus rotai genome includes a window with the following:
- a CDS encoding pyruvate, water dikinase regulatory protein, whose product MQKDKIKIYLVSDSVGETAQKIISAVSAQYPSIDMSDIQRFPFITDEELLQPILRDALHDKAVVVTTLVNKKLVNLVKDFANRTGLQYVDYMSPLSEIVEGTFGVQPLQEPGAIHKLNEQYFSRVSAIEFAVRYDDGKDSKGFLEADYVLLGVSRTSKTPLSMYMANRNHKVANLPLIPEVSLPAELDQINPKKIIGLTTSMDSLMDIRKSRLHSLGLKEDSAYTNADRIQEELDYANSVFEKYNALVINVDKKSIEETTTIIEDLAQNQ is encoded by the coding sequence ATGCAAAAAGACAAAATCAAAATTTATTTAGTATCAGATTCAGTCGGTGAAACCGCTCAAAAAATCATTTCAGCCGTCTCAGCTCAATACCCAAGTATTGATATGAGTGATATTCAGCGCTTCCCATTTATTACAGACGAAGAATTACTGCAACCAATTTTGAGAGATGCTTTACATGATAAAGCTGTTGTTGTTACAACGTTAGTGAATAAGAAACTAGTAAACTTAGTGAAAGACTTTGCCAATAGAACTGGCTTACAATATGTCGACTACATGAGCCCCTTAAGTGAAATCGTTGAAGGGACCTTTGGTGTTCAACCATTACAAGAACCAGGTGCCATCCACAAGTTAAATGAACAATATTTCAGTCGTGTTTCTGCAATTGAATTTGCTGTAAGATACGATGACGGAAAAGATTCGAAAGGCTTTTTAGAAGCTGATTATGTGTTATTAGGCGTTTCCCGTACTTCAAAAACTCCTTTAAGTATGTATATGGCTAACCGTAATCATAAAGTCGCCAACTTACCGTTGATTCCTGAGGTTTCTTTACCTGCCGAATTAGATCAAATCAACCCGAAAAAAATTATTGGTTTGACCACTAGTATGGACAGTTTGATGGACATTCGTAAATCACGGCTACATTCATTAGGGTTAAAAGAAGATTCTGCGTATACAAATGCCGATCGTATTCAAGAAGAATTAGATTATGCAAATAGTGTTTTTGAAAAATACAATGCACTCGTAATCAACGTTGATAAAAAATCCATTGAAGAAACAACAACTATTATTGAAGATTTAGCCCAAAACCAATAG
- a CDS encoding helix-turn-helix transcriptional regulator, which translates to MKLTSRQLEIIKIVKENEPISGDSIAKTLGLSRATLRSDLAILTMTGLLDARPKVGYFYTGQTIEPLLYEKLYKKTVEDIMLPPILIHQSTTVYDAVTNLFMYDVGSLYVKDDNDELNGVLSRKDLLRAAISNPNTEKTPVAMIMSRMPNIITITRDRTILEAGGLLMQHNIDTLPVVENDQPKKVIGKVTKTRIMSYFINAGNDIEKENY; encoded by the coding sequence ATGAAACTTACCTCAAGACAATTAGAGATCATCAAAATCGTCAAGGAAAATGAACCGATCAGCGGTGATAGTATCGCTAAAACATTAGGGTTAAGTCGGGCAACCTTGCGCAGCGATTTAGCTATTTTGACGATGACTGGTTTGCTTGATGCAAGACCAAAAGTCGGCTATTTTTATACAGGCCAAACCATTGAACCATTGCTCTACGAAAAACTGTATAAAAAAACAGTCGAAGATATCATGCTCCCACCGATTCTGATTCATCAAAGTACAACGGTTTATGATGCCGTTACTAATTTATTTATGTATGATGTCGGTTCACTCTATGTAAAAGATGATAATGATGAACTAAATGGTGTCTTATCACGAAAAGACTTATTACGAGCAGCAATTAGTAACCCAAATACAGAAAAAACGCCTGTTGCTATGATCATGAGTCGAATGCCCAACATCATCACGATTACGCGCGACCGCACCATTTTAGAGGCAGGTGGATTATTGATGCAACATAATATTGATACTTTACCTGTTGTTGAGAACGATCAACCGAAAAAAGTCATTGGGAAAGTAACTAAGACTAGGATCATGTCTTATTTTATAAATGCCGGTAATGATATTGAAAAAGAAAATTATTGA
- the ppdK gene encoding pyruvate, phosphate dikinase, with the protein MNYVIDFSEGSKEQSDLLGGKGSNLAEMTKLKLPVPTGFTITTEACLDYLKQKEQMSDELNLEIRQHIESMEKRTKKRLGDAVDPLLVSVRSGSKFSMPGMMDTILNLGLNDETVLGLTQKTGDARFAYDCYRRLLQMFGDVVCGIDKNRFEEQLDFYKSKKGYQSDIEMQAEDWQELVAVYKNIFLEVTHQAFPQDPYEQLQLAVEAVFRSWNNRRAITYRRLHDISDSLGTAVNIQEMVFGNFGLDSGTGVAFTRNPATGEKGIFGEFLLNAQGEDVVAGIRTPQPISKLESLMPEVYQEFLTLSHLLERHYKDMQDIEFTIENRQLYLLQTRNGKRTAKSAFKVCIQLVEEGIISKAEAIQRINPTMVTQLLHPVFELDQLKNAEVFATGLPASPGAASGNIYFTAERAKQASEQGEKVILIRQETSPEDIEGMVVSEAIVTSRGGMTSHAAVVARGMGVCCVAGCEEIYVDEFLEQATAGGITLHQGDVVSVDGTTGTIYRGDIPYVEGDEWQLLETITNWAKEEATIGVKANAETPADIKTALKLGAEGIGLARTEHMFFGEERIFEMRKMILAESEDALMAPLNQLKEFQKEDFRTMFTLLNGKACTIRLLDPPLHEFLPQTEAEITHLADATQRTVGEIKHRIEELHEQNPMLGHRGCRLAVTTPQIYEMQVAAIIESALEVAQKGKDLTIIPEIMIPLIGSQEEMRWLRERLDQTIQTIFSEKNQVISYKIGTMLEIPRACLTAEKIAEVADFFSFGTNDLTQLTYGFSRDDSGKFIGAYQQKQLLKEDPFQHIDEEGVGALMRIAVDKIKHFDPSIKIGVCGEVGGDPQSIRFLKKIGVDYISCSPYRVPAAILTIAQEK; encoded by the coding sequence GTGAACTATGTGATTGATTTTTCTGAAGGAAGTAAAGAACAAAGTGATTTATTAGGTGGTAAAGGGAGCAATTTAGCGGAGATGACAAAGCTGAAGCTACCAGTACCAACAGGTTTTACAATCACAACAGAGGCCTGTTTGGATTACTTAAAACAGAAAGAACAGATGTCAGATGAACTAAATTTAGAAATTCGACAACACATTGAGAGTATGGAAAAAAGAACGAAGAAGCGCTTAGGTGATGCTGTTGATCCATTACTGGTTTCAGTTCGAAGTGGTTCAAAATTCTCAATGCCAGGTATGATGGATACAATCTTAAATCTTGGCTTGAATGACGAAACCGTTCTTGGGTTGACACAAAAAACTGGAGATGCTCGTTTTGCTTATGATTGTTATAGAAGGCTTTTACAAATGTTTGGGGATGTTGTTTGCGGTATTGACAAAAATCGATTTGAAGAGCAGTTGGATTTTTATAAATCAAAGAAAGGCTATCAATCAGATATAGAGATGCAAGCTGAAGATTGGCAGGAATTGGTAGCGGTTTATAAAAACATTTTTCTAGAAGTAACTCATCAAGCTTTTCCTCAAGATCCTTATGAGCAATTGCAATTAGCGGTCGAGGCAGTCTTTCGTTCGTGGAACAATCGTCGAGCGATCACTTACCGCCGGCTGCACGATATCAGTGATTCTTTAGGAACCGCAGTTAATATTCAAGAAATGGTTTTTGGTAATTTTGGCTTGGATAGTGGAACAGGGGTAGCGTTCACTAGAAATCCGGCGACAGGTGAAAAGGGGATTTTTGGAGAGTTTTTATTAAATGCTCAAGGAGAAGATGTTGTAGCTGGTATCCGAACACCGCAACCCATCAGTAAACTAGAATCATTGATGCCAGAAGTCTATCAGGAATTTTTAACGTTGAGTCATTTATTAGAGCGTCATTACAAAGATATGCAAGATATTGAATTTACGATTGAAAATCGTCAGCTGTATCTTTTGCAAACTAGGAATGGAAAGAGAACCGCTAAATCAGCTTTCAAAGTTTGTATTCAGTTAGTTGAAGAGGGGATTATTTCAAAAGCGGAGGCAATTCAACGCATCAATCCAACGATGGTCACTCAATTACTCCATCCTGTATTTGAACTCGATCAGTTAAAGAATGCGGAAGTGTTTGCCACAGGATTACCAGCAAGTCCTGGGGCTGCGAGTGGAAACATCTACTTCACGGCAGAACGTGCAAAACAAGCAAGTGAACAGGGAGAAAAAGTTATTTTGATTCGACAAGAAACATCGCCAGAAGATATTGAGGGGATGGTGGTCAGTGAGGCAATCGTGACCTCTAGAGGCGGTATGACCTCTCATGCAGCAGTGGTAGCTCGCGGCATGGGGGTGTGTTGTGTCGCAGGTTGTGAAGAGATTTATGTAGATGAATTTTTAGAACAGGCCACAGCAGGAGGCATTACCTTACATCAAGGAGACGTTGTTTCTGTAGATGGGACAACAGGAACGATTTACAGAGGTGATATCCCTTATGTTGAAGGAGATGAGTGGCAACTGCTAGAAACAATCACAAACTGGGCCAAAGAAGAAGCGACTATTGGTGTCAAAGCCAATGCCGAAACACCTGCTGACATCAAAACTGCTTTGAAATTAGGGGCAGAAGGAATTGGTTTGGCACGGACAGAGCATATGTTTTTCGGTGAAGAGCGAATCTTTGAAATGCGTAAAATGATTCTTGCTGAAAGTGAGGATGCTTTAATGGCGCCTTTGAATCAGCTAAAAGAATTCCAAAAAGAAGATTTTAGAACAATGTTTACGTTATTGAATGGAAAAGCTTGTACGATTCGTTTACTGGATCCGCCTCTGCATGAATTTTTACCGCAAACAGAGGCTGAAATAACCCATTTAGCGGATGCGACCCAACGAACTGTAGGGGAAATAAAGCACCGCATAGAAGAGCTTCATGAACAAAATCCAATGCTAGGACATCGAGGCTGTCGTTTAGCTGTTACGACCCCTCAGATTTACGAAATGCAAGTAGCCGCCATTATAGAAAGTGCATTAGAGGTTGCTCAAAAAGGAAAAGACCTCACGATCATACCAGAAATCATGATTCCTCTCATTGGTAGTCAAGAGGAAATGCGCTGGTTACGAGAGCGTTTAGATCAAACGATTCAAACTATTTTTTCAGAAAAAAATCAAGTAATTTCTTATAAAATCGGGACAATGCTAGAGATTCCAAGAGCTTGTTTAACTGCTGAAAAAATCGCTGAAGTTGCTGACTTTTTCAGTTTTGGTACGAATGATTTAACTCAGTTGACTTATGGGTTTTCACGTGATGACTCGGGCAAATTTATTGGTGCTTATCAACAGAAACAATTGTTAAAAGAAGATCCATTTCAGCACATCGATGAAGAAGGAGTGGGGGCTTTGATGAGGATCGCGGTAGATAAAATCAAACATTTTGATCCGTCAATTAAAATCGGCGTTTGTGGTGAAGTTGGGGGAGATCCTCAATCGATTCGTTTTCTGAAAAAAATTGGTGTGGATTATATTTCATGCTCTCCTTATCGAGTTCCGGCAGCAATTTTAACGATTGCGCAAGAAAAATAA
- a CDS encoding serine hydrolase domain-containing protein: MNLRWKWFVSLGMLVLCVMLIGHWFIKQKNGFFIEHSSKKQASTSSESKSKETINQLIEEAHFQGTALIIHQGQIFYQQSYGYADARTKVPNKNDSLYPIASLQKIITGSLILELVKEDQLTLDTTLDHFYPEIDLSQTITIQQLLNHNSGIFMEEKEPEELLSDQDSQLENALNTLSTTSNKEFLYTNGNYTLLAGIISKLTGQTYEEVVQKRVINKLALRHTYFWDQVPKNEPLPKPYFYMGQDYQADPFPASEKLFSSLLGAGNLYMSTEDFWVFIQSLANGQLFEQKEYAQLASTEQKGYQAGLFYFDDLKYSEGNLGGYDTVIYGDQKNQNLVILFANQPAYDGMNELSETIYHTLLDVN; this comes from the coding sequence ATGAATTTGCGCTGGAAATGGTTCGTTTCATTGGGGATGCTCGTTTTATGTGTGATGTTGATCGGTCATTGGTTTATTAAACAGAAAAATGGTTTTTTTATAGAACATTCGTCAAAAAAGCAAGCGTCTACTAGTTCAGAATCAAAAAGCAAAGAGACGATTAATCAGTTGATCGAAGAAGCTCATTTTCAAGGGACAGCGTTGATTATCCATCAGGGACAGATTTTTTATCAACAAAGTTACGGATATGCTGACGCACGAACTAAAGTTCCCAATAAAAATGATAGCCTTTATCCAATTGCTTCTTTGCAAAAGATCATTACGGGTTCACTTATTCTAGAATTAGTGAAAGAGGACCAACTTACATTGGATACCACATTAGATCATTTCTACCCTGAAATCGATCTTAGTCAGACGATCACGATCCAACAGTTACTTAATCATAACTCTGGCATTTTTATGGAAGAAAAAGAGCCAGAAGAACTTTTGTCAGATCAAGATAGTCAATTAGAAAATGCGTTGAATACCTTATCTACAACATCGAATAAGGAATTTTTGTATACAAATGGAAATTACACTTTATTGGCGGGGATTATTTCCAAACTTACTGGACAAACCTATGAAGAGGTTGTACAAAAAAGAGTGATCAATAAATTAGCATTGAGACACACTTATTTTTGGGATCAAGTCCCCAAAAATGAACCACTACCAAAACCATATTTTTATATGGGACAGGACTATCAGGCAGATCCATTTCCAGCAAGTGAGAAACTTTTTTCAAGTTTGTTAGGAGCTGGGAATTTATATATGTCAACGGAAGATTTCTGGGTGTTTATTCAAAGTTTGGCTAATGGTCAACTTTTTGAGCAAAAGGAATATGCGCAACTTGCAAGTACTGAGCAAAAAGGCTACCAAGCTGGGCTGTTTTATTTTGATGATTTAAAATACTCTGAAGGGAATTTAGGAGGGTATGATACCGTGATCTATGGCGATCAAAAAAATCAAAATCTGGTGATTCTTTTTGCAAATCAGCCAGCATATGATGGGATGAACGAATTAAGTGAGACAATTTATCATACACTATTGGACGTTAACTGA
- the lysA gene encoding diaminopimelate decarboxylase produces the protein MPLLFGTATFNEQDHLTIGGCDVVGLTEKYGTPLFVYDVAHIRERARGFKQTFNALGVKNKVIYASKAFCCLAMYQLLEEEELGCDVVSAGEIYTAIKGGMSPENIEFHGNNKTKEELLYAVEQGVGTIIIDNFYEIDLLSTILKETGKQQNVMFRITPGVDAETHEYILTGQVDSKFGFDVNSGQATEALEKILADEHLILKGAHCHIGSQIFSAEGFLAAVEKMMLILNQWKQKFDYTVEILNMGGGFGVQYTEADDPLEPEAFVKAIVNAVKGQCELLNYSFPEIWIEPGRSIIAEAGTTVYTVGSQKVIPDVRHYVSVDGGMGDNIRPALYDALYDGFLANRISTETPETVRVVGKYCESGDILIKEIELPPMVAEDLFAMTSTGAYGYSMANNYNRNLKPAVVFVENGQDKLVIRRETYEDLISLDCE, from the coding sequence ATGCCACTATTATTTGGAACAGCAACATTTAATGAACAAGATCATTTAACGATCGGAGGCTGTGACGTTGTAGGTCTAACCGAGAAATACGGAACCCCTTTATTTGTTTACGACGTTGCGCATATCCGAGAGCGTGCTCGAGGATTTAAACAAACATTTAACGCTTTAGGAGTAAAAAATAAGGTTATCTATGCAAGCAAGGCATTTTGTTGTTTAGCTATGTATCAGCTTTTAGAAGAGGAAGAACTTGGCTGCGATGTTGTTTCTGCTGGAGAAATCTATACAGCGATCAAAGGCGGTATGTCCCCTGAAAATATCGAGTTTCATGGTAATAATAAGACGAAAGAAGAATTGTTATACGCTGTAGAGCAAGGTGTAGGAACGATCATTATTGATAATTTTTACGAAATTGACTTATTGAGTACTATTTTGAAAGAAACTGGGAAGCAGCAAAATGTGATGTTCCGGATCACTCCAGGTGTTGATGCAGAAACCCATGAGTACATTTTGACTGGGCAAGTAGATTCAAAATTTGGGTTCGATGTCAACAGTGGTCAGGCGACAGAAGCGCTAGAAAAAATCTTAGCGGATGAGCATTTGATTTTAAAAGGTGCCCACTGTCATATTGGTTCACAGATTTTTTCAGCTGAAGGCTTTTTAGCTGCTGTAGAAAAAATGATGCTAATTTTAAATCAATGGAAGCAAAAATTTGATTACACTGTAGAGATTTTAAATATGGGTGGCGGTTTTGGTGTGCAATATACTGAAGCAGATGATCCATTAGAACCAGAAGCGTTTGTCAAAGCGATTGTGAATGCAGTAAAAGGTCAATGTGAATTATTGAATTACTCATTTCCAGAAATATGGATTGAACCAGGCCGTAGTATTATTGCCGAAGCAGGTACAACGGTTTACACAGTTGGTTCGCAAAAAGTGATTCCTGATGTACGTCATTATGTGTCAGTTGATGGCGGAATGGGGGATAATATTCGTCCTGCTTTATACGATGCGCTTTATGATGGTTTTTTAGCCAATCGAATTAGTACGGAAACACCAGAAACGGTAAGAGTGGTTGGGAAATATTGTGAGTCCGGTGATATCTTGATCAAAGAAATCGAATTACCGCCGATGGTAGCAGAAGATTTATTTGCTATGACTAGCACAGGCGCCTATGGTTATTCAATGGCAAATAATTATAACCGTAATTTAAAGCCAGCCGTTGTTTTTGTTGAAAATGGACAGGATAAGTTAGTTATTCGCCGCGAAACATACGAAGATTTAATTTCTCTGGATTGTGAATAG
- a CDS encoding alpha/beta hydrolase, giving the protein MKWVLYVFVIIVILVIVISVYAANFFLNVALFRNNKWYDETGHKMMNPDNFNKGKSQYDLIEEQQIQQGDAFWQLAFAQDHWLETGGEKLYSRLIIPHPESKKWVICVHGYRSFGKRDMAFVASKFSEQGYNILVPDLKAHGKSTGNVIGMGWLDRLDLLKWIQEVLVIEPTAEIILFGGSMGAATVMMTSGENLPENIKGFVVDCGYSSVYNEFGAMLRSAFKLPAFPILTIANALAKKKVGYSLKDASSVRQLAKNELPTLFIHGTGDKFVPHQMLYENMEATKGVKESLIVEKAPHLSSFIYEPEHYFETVFEFIHRYC; this is encoded by the coding sequence TTGAAGTGGGTTCTGTACGTTTTTGTTATTATAGTGATTTTGGTTATTGTAATTTCGGTCTATGCGGCTAATTTTTTCTTGAATGTCGCACTTTTTAGAAACAATAAATGGTATGACGAGACAGGTCATAAAATGATGAATCCAGATAATTTTAATAAAGGGAAGTCTCAGTATGATCTGATCGAGGAGCAACAAATTCAACAAGGTGATGCGTTTTGGCAATTAGCATTTGCGCAAGATCATTGGCTTGAAACAGGGGGAGAAAAATTATATAGTCGTTTGATCATCCCGCATCCTGAAAGTAAAAAATGGGTGATTTGTGTTCATGGCTATCGCTCGTTTGGCAAGCGTGATATGGCATTTGTCGCTTCAAAATTTTCTGAACAAGGATACAATATCCTCGTGCCTGATTTGAAGGCGCATGGAAAAAGTACTGGAAATGTGATTGGAATGGGCTGGCTGGATCGTTTGGATTTATTAAAATGGATCCAAGAAGTACTCGTGATTGAGCCCACTGCAGAAATTATTTTGTTTGGCGGTTCAATGGGCGCGGCGACGGTGATGATGACAAGTGGAGAAAACTTACCGGAAAACATTAAAGGATTTGTTGTGGATTGCGGTTATTCCTCTGTTTACAATGAATTTGGGGCTATGTTGCGTTCGGCATTTAAGTTGCCAGCATTTCCGATTTTGACGATTGCGAATGCTTTAGCTAAAAAGAAAGTGGGCTATTCGTTGAAAGATGCGTCTTCAGTTCGTCAATTAGCCAAAAATGAGTTACCAACTTTATTCATCCATGGGACAGGGGACAAATTTGTGCCACACCAAATGCTTTACGAGAATATGGAAGCGACGAAGGGTGTTAAAGAAAGTTTGATTGTTGAAAAAGCCCCGCATTTGTCTTCATTTATTTATGAACCAGAACATTATTTTGAGACTGTTTTTGAATTCATTCATCGTTATTGTTAG
- a CDS encoding EamA family transporter, producing MDAKNKQQKLSLGILLILIAAALSSLGQLAWKFGADGTGSYAILLYLIGFIAAGAGMFFMMAAFRYGEVSILQPMMSLGFALSIVLGALFLDESITWYKLIGTGFIIAGSILLGIEGNEEST from the coding sequence ATGGATGCAAAAAATAAACAACAGAAATTAAGCTTGGGAATTTTATTGATTTTAATTGCTGCAGCACTCAGTAGTTTAGGTCAGCTAGCTTGGAAATTTGGGGCAGATGGCACAGGCAGTTATGCCATTTTACTTTATCTTATTGGGTTTATAGCGGCAGGAGCTGGGATGTTTTTCATGATGGCAGCTTTTCGTTATGGTGAAGTGTCGATTTTGCAACCAATGATGAGTTTGGGTTTTGCGTTATCGATTGTTTTGGGTGCGTTATTTTTAGATGAAAGTATTACTTGGTATAAGTTAATAGGAACAGGCTTCATTATTGCAGGTTCGATTCTTTTGGGGATTGAAGGAAATGAGGAAAGCACATGA
- a CDS encoding EamA family transporter, which yields MINYVAILTILIITTFSGSAGALALKKGMNDLPQLTLKRVVTNGWIYLGSFLYILSAVTNIALLKFLDYSIAFPMTSLTYVWTVIISYFIFKEKLTFRKVLAVILIIIGVFIISQ from the coding sequence ATGATCAATTATGTTGCGATCTTAACGATCCTGATCATTACGACTTTTTCTGGTAGTGCAGGAGCATTGGCTTTGAAAAAGGGAATGAATGATCTACCTCAACTAACCTTGAAACGGGTCGTGACGAATGGTTGGATTTATTTAGGTTCCTTTTTATATATTTTAAGTGCTGTAACGAATATCGCATTATTAAAATTTTTGGACTATTCGATTGCCTTTCCTATGACTTCTTTGACTTATGTTTGGACAGTTATTATTAGTTATTTTATTTTTAAGGAAAAGCTGACTTTTCGCAAAGTACTAGCCGTTATTTTGATCATCATTGGTGTGTTTATTATTAGTCAGTAA